The Gilliamella apicola genome window below encodes:
- the recN gene encoding DNA repair protein RecN — MITQLTINNFAIVDQLLVDFTTGMTAITGETGAGKSIAIDALGLCLGNRSDASAIRNGANRVDISASFILDDTPAAYEWLIENQLDEGNECILRRVINQDGRSKAFINGRAVPISQLKDIGQMLIQIHGQHEPQRLLRSDYQQLLLNHYMNEPTLLAQMHQAHKNWKTACQAYQQYETTRQDREAHLQLLQYQLKELNEFSPIEGEYQQIDEEYKRLSNSEQLINLSQQSIMILDEADEYNVSNLLSSVKNSVQELSELDPTLNNILNMLEEAAIQIKEASYELRHYSESLEIDPARVMQLEQRLSKQIALARKHHIAPEALPELHHNLLNEFKQINQQDEQGEQLKADISKYHQIALELATKLHQKRVTVSKTLAKKVTTIMHELSMPNGQLSIDITFDENRLNESGADQVTFLVSTNAGQILQPLAKVASGGELSRIALAIQVLTAQKMDTPALIFDEIDVGISGPTAAKVGQLLRQLGESTQVITVTHLPQVAGQANQHYFVSKQTSGKQTTTDMQRLDKNGRLNELARLLGGDKITDATLANAKELLII; from the coding sequence ATGATAACTCAACTTACTATTAATAATTTTGCTATTGTCGATCAGTTGTTAGTTGATTTTACAACAGGGATGACCGCAATTACCGGAGAAACAGGAGCAGGGAAATCCATTGCAATTGATGCTCTAGGACTATGTTTAGGAAATCGTTCTGATGCCTCAGCCATCCGCAATGGGGCAAATCGGGTAGATATATCAGCAAGTTTTATACTTGATGACACACCCGCTGCATATGAGTGGTTAATAGAAAATCAACTTGATGAGGGTAATGAATGCATCTTACGCCGCGTGATTAATCAAGATGGTCGTTCTAAAGCGTTCATCAATGGTCGAGCCGTGCCCATATCCCAACTTAAAGATATAGGGCAAATGCTTATTCAAATTCATGGACAACATGAACCTCAACGGCTTTTACGCAGTGACTATCAGCAACTACTGTTGAATCATTATATGAATGAACCAACACTACTTGCACAAATGCACCAAGCTCATAAAAATTGGAAAACTGCTTGCCAAGCTTATCAGCAATATGAAACCACACGACAAGACCGTGAAGCACATCTGCAACTTTTACAATATCAATTAAAAGAATTAAACGAATTTTCGCCGATTGAAGGTGAGTACCAACAAATTGATGAAGAATATAAACGACTATCAAACAGTGAACAGTTGATTAACCTCAGCCAACAGTCAATCATGATATTAGATGAGGCTGATGAATATAATGTTAGCAATTTACTTAGCAGTGTTAAAAACAGTGTGCAAGAATTATCCGAGCTCGATCCAACGTTAAATAATATTCTTAACATGCTGGAAGAAGCAGCCATTCAAATAAAAGAAGCCAGTTATGAACTTCGTCACTACAGTGAGAGTTTAGAGATTGATCCAGCGCGGGTCATGCAACTTGAGCAACGATTATCTAAGCAAATTGCATTAGCACGCAAACATCATATTGCACCAGAAGCATTGCCTGAATTACATCATAATTTACTTAATGAATTTAAACAGATTAATCAACAAGATGAACAAGGCGAACAGTTAAAAGCAGACATTAGCAAATATCATCAAATTGCCCTAGAACTTGCCACTAAATTACACCAAAAACGAGTAACGGTAAGTAAAACATTAGCTAAGAAAGTAACAACAATTATGCATGAACTTTCTATGCCAAATGGGCAATTGAGTATCGATATCACTTTTGACGAAAATCGATTAAATGAAAGTGGAGCAGATCAAGTTACCTTTTTAGTTAGCACCAATGCAGGGCAAATTTTACAACCGCTGGCTAAAGTTGCATCCGGTGGTGAATTGTCACGTATTGCCTTAGCAATTCAGGTACTAACAGCGCAAAAAATGGATACTCCAGCGTTAATTTTTGATGAAATTGATGTGGGTATCAGTGGACCAACTGCCGCTAAAGTCGGACAGCTATTAAGGCAACTTGGAGAATCAACACAAGTTATTACCGTAACACATTTACCGCAAGTTGCTGGACAAGCTAATCAACATTACTTTGTGAGTAAACAGACGAGTGGCAAACAAACCACAACAGATATGCAAAGATTAGATAAAAATGGACGTTTAAATGAGCTTGCTCGGTTATTAGGTGGGGATAAAATTACCGATGCAACACTTGCCAATGCGAAAGAGTTACTTATTATCTAA
- the coaBC gene encoding bifunctional phosphopantothenoylcysteine decarboxylase/phosphopantothenate--cysteine ligase CoaBC: MSLSGKHILLGITGGIAAYKCPDLVRHLKKAGAQVHVVLTDSASHFVTPMTLQAVSGNRVSNDLFDPSAELSMSHIELAKWADLVLIAPATANIIAKMANGIADDLLSTLCLATPAPIVIAPAMNQQMYKAAATQHNLSILKSRNTLILGPDSGFQACGDVGPGRMLEPQTIVEKIENYFSTTSTLTGISITVTAGPTIEEIDPVRYISNYSSGKMGFAIAKAAAQMGAKVTLISGPVHLDTPNNVNRIDVKSAKQMYEAALSHAQESTIFIACAAVADYHAKTIAPQKIKKTDDNDELVIKLVKNPDIVASVAALKSHRPFVVGFAAETNNMKDYALKKLTTKNLDLICANDVSDQTIGFNSEQNALTLYWQNGEQTLPLSSKQQLASQLLEAVITRYKASHDEKKN; the protein is encoded by the coding sequence ATGAGTCTATCTGGTAAACATATTTTATTAGGGATAACTGGTGGCATTGCTGCTTATAAATGTCCTGATCTTGTCCGTCATTTAAAAAAAGCTGGGGCACAAGTACATGTCGTACTGACTGATTCGGCAAGTCACTTTGTCACACCAATGACACTGCAAGCGGTTTCTGGAAATCGGGTATCCAATGATCTATTTGATCCATCAGCAGAACTGTCTATGAGCCATATTGAATTGGCAAAATGGGCTGATTTAGTATTAATTGCTCCCGCGACAGCAAATATTATCGCTAAAATGGCTAACGGCATTGCAGATGATTTATTATCAACGCTCTGTTTAGCAACACCTGCCCCAATAGTCATCGCTCCAGCCATGAATCAGCAAATGTATAAAGCTGCTGCGACACAGCATAACTTATCAATACTAAAATCTAGAAATACCTTAATTTTAGGGCCTGATAGTGGCTTTCAAGCTTGTGGTGATGTTGGCCCCGGCCGTATGCTTGAACCACAAACGATTGTGGAAAAAATTGAGAATTATTTTTCCACAACATCAACACTTACTGGGATCTCAATAACGGTTACTGCGGGTCCAACCATTGAAGAAATCGATCCTGTACGTTATATTAGCAACTACAGCTCAGGTAAAATGGGCTTTGCTATTGCCAAAGCTGCAGCTCAAATGGGTGCAAAAGTGACCTTAATTAGTGGTCCTGTTCATCTAGATACACCAAATAATGTCAATCGTATTGATGTAAAAAGTGCTAAACAGATGTATGAAGCAGCATTAAGTCATGCCCAAGAATCAACAATTTTTATCGCTTGTGCCGCGGTTGCAGACTATCATGCTAAAACAATTGCTCCCCAAAAAATCAAAAAAACTGATGATAATGATGAATTAGTCATAAAGTTAGTTAAAAATCCTGATATTGTTGCAAGCGTAGCGGCATTAAAGAGCCATCGCCCTTTTGTTGTCGGATTTGCCGCTGAAACGAATAATATGAAAGATTATGCACTGAAAAAATTAACGACAAAAAACTTAGATTTAATCTGTGCTAATGATGTTTCAGACCAAACAATCGGGTTTAATTCTGAACAAAATGCATTAACTCTTTATTGGCAAAATGGTGAGCAAACGTTACCATTAAGCAGTAAACAACAATTAGCGTCACAGTTACTTGAAGCAGTTATAACACGATATAAAGCGAGTCATGATGAAAAGAAAAATTGA
- the dut gene encoding dUTP diphosphatase — MKRKIDIKVLDKRLGNEFPLPTYATEGSAGIDLRAMFDKTTEIKPGETILTPTGLSMHIADPNLAALVLPRSGLGSKNGIVLGNLVGLIDSDYQGQLFVPVWNRSQTPFVIEAGDRIAQLIIVPVVQAEFNIVDEFTESARGEGGFGHSGKK, encoded by the coding sequence ATGAAAAGAAAAATTGATATTAAAGTATTAGACAAACGTTTAGGTAATGAATTTCCACTGCCAACGTATGCAACTGAAGGATCCGCTGGTATTGATTTACGTGCTATGTTTGATAAAACTACCGAAATTAAACCAGGTGAAACCATTTTAACCCCAACAGGTTTATCAATGCATATTGCCGATCCTAACTTAGCTGCATTGGTACTGCCTCGTTCTGGCTTGGGCTCAAAAAATGGTATTGTGCTTGGTAATTTAGTTGGTCTAATTGATTCAGATTATCAAGGCCAATTGTTCGTTCCTGTTTGGAACCGCAGCCAGACACCTTTTGTTATTGAAGCAGGCGATCGTATTGCCCAATTAATTATCGTACCTGTTGTGCAAGCAGAATTTAATATTGTTGATGAATTTACTGAGTCAGCTCGTGGTGAAGGTGGATTTGGGCATTCGGGTAAAAAATGA
- the slmA gene encoding nucleoid occlusion factor SlmA, translated as MIVNNKNKNRKEDILQALATMLESNEGTQRITTAKLAATVGVSEAALYRHFPSKTKMFESLIVYIEDILLSRINIIMKDEQNTLARLKLILALILGFSEKNPGLTRIMTGHALMFEQEQLQERISQLFERIETQIKQVIRERKLREGVAFITDERILASQLLAFCEGMMVRYSRSGFKYLPTTNFDTRWTLLAKQLV; from the coding sequence ATGATTGTGAACAATAAAAATAAAAATCGCAAAGAAGATATCTTACAAGCATTAGCAACAATGCTTGAATCCAATGAAGGTACTCAGCGAATAACTACCGCCAAATTAGCAGCTACGGTAGGTGTTTCTGAAGCGGCTCTTTATAGACATTTCCCAAGTAAAACAAAAATGTTTGAAAGTTTAATTGTTTATATTGAAGATATCTTATTATCTCGCATTAATATAATTATGAAAGATGAGCAAAACACCTTAGCTCGTCTAAAACTTATTCTGGCATTAATTTTAGGTTTTTCTGAAAAAAACCCGGGATTAACCAGAATTATGACAGGTCATGCATTGATGTTTGAGCAAGAACAGTTGCAAGAACGCATAAGTCAACTCTTTGAGCGAATCGAAACGCAGATAAAACAAGTTATACGAGAAAGAAAGCTTCGTGAAGGTGTTGCTTTTATCACTGATGAACGGATTTTAGCTAGCCAATTACTTGCTTTTTGTGAAGGTATGATGGTGCGTTATTCTCGTTCAGGTTTTAAATATCTACCTACAACTAATTTTGATACTCGCTGGACATTATTAGCTAAACAGCTCGTTTGA
- a CDS encoding mechanosensitive ion channel domain-containing protein, protein MNFEDLINNAISIIEKYDGVVLSYIAHFCFAILIFILGRAIARFVARQLRKILTNRNVDPTVVKFVSSLSYYAIIVMTLVAVLGQLGVQTASIVAIIGAAGLAVGLALQGSLSNFAAGVILIIFRPFKVGETVIINNQKGVIDSIQIFSTSIVTPTNELVVIPNSQVVGANIINYTRLPERRLDLVVNVGYDSDIRKVYEVLKQAVDKTSNILTNKEPTIRLDQLDASSMNFNVLVWTTNANYGPVKAELLENIKNGLTENGINIPYPTMDVNLNTQS, encoded by the coding sequence ATGAATTTTGAAGATCTAATCAATAATGCCATTTCTATTATTGAAAAATATGATGGTGTAGTACTTAGTTATATTGCTCATTTTTGCTTTGCCATTCTTATTTTTATCCTTGGACGAGCTATTGCTAGATTTGTCGCACGTCAACTTAGAAAAATATTAACAAATCGTAATGTTGATCCAACAGTAGTTAAATTTGTAAGTTCTTTATCCTATTATGCCATTATTGTAATGACACTTGTGGCTGTGTTAGGGCAACTTGGCGTACAAACTGCATCAATTGTTGCCATTATTGGTGCTGCAGGTTTAGCTGTCGGTTTGGCATTACAAGGTTCACTGTCTAACTTTGCTGCTGGGGTTATTCTAATTATTTTCCGTCCGTTCAAAGTGGGTGAAACCGTGATTATTAATAACCAAAAAGGGGTTATTGATTCGATTCAAATTTTTTCAACATCTATCGTTACGCCAACCAACGAATTAGTAGTAATACCCAATAGTCAGGTAGTCGGCGCCAATATTATTAACTATACCAGATTACCAGAAAGACGATTAGATCTAGTTGTTAATGTTGGGTATGATTCTGACATTCGAAAAGTTTATGAAGTTTTAAAACAAGCCGTTGACAAAACTAGCAATATTTTAACAAATAAAGAGCCGACTATTCGCTTAGATCAGTTAGATGCTTCATCAATGAATTTCAATGTTTTAGTTTGGACAACAAATGCCAATTACGGACCGGTTAAAGCTGAATTACTGGAAAATATTAAAAATGGATTAACCGAGAATGGTATTAATATTCCATACCCAACTATGGATGTAAATCTAAACACCCAGTCATAA
- the cysE gene encoding serine O-acetyltransferase: MVVKPDLLWQTIRQEASKLVESEPMLASYFHATLLNHENLGSALSYILANKLATQVMPAIEIREIARQAYQADENIIKSAISDIIAVYIRDPATNHYSTPLLYYKGFLSLQAYRIAHWLWRQNRKSLAIFLQSQIAIVFGVDIHPAAKIGCGVMFDHATGIVIGETVVIENDVSILQSVTLGGTGKENGDRHPKIREGVMIGAHSTILGNIEIGKGAKIGAGSVVLEPVPKHTTVAGVPAKIVGCPDCDKPALNMDQDI, translated from the coding sequence ATAGTTGTTAAGCCTGATTTGTTATGGCAAACCATCCGGCAAGAAGCATCTAAATTGGTCGAAAGTGAACCGATGCTTGCTAGTTATTTCCATGCTACTTTACTCAATCATGAAAACCTAGGCAGTGCTTTAAGCTATATTTTAGCCAATAAGCTTGCGACACAGGTTATGCCTGCTATTGAAATTCGTGAAATTGCTCGGCAAGCCTATCAAGCGGATGAAAATATTATTAAGTCAGCAATAAGTGATATTATTGCTGTTTATATTCGTGATCCCGCGACCAATCATTACTCAACTCCACTTCTTTATTATAAAGGCTTTTTATCATTACAAGCTTATCGAATCGCACATTGGCTTTGGCGGCAAAATCGCAAGTCTTTGGCGATTTTTTTGCAAAGTCAGATTGCAATAGTGTTTGGCGTTGATATTCACCCTGCAGCTAAGATTGGCTGTGGGGTAATGTTTGATCATGCAACGGGTATTGTCATTGGTGAAACTGTTGTTATTGAAAATGATGTTTCTATTTTACAATCAGTGACGTTAGGCGGTACGGGCAAAGAAAACGGTGATCGTCATCCTAAAATTCGTGAAGGGGTGATGATTGGCGCCCATTCGACTATTTTAGGTAATATTGAAATTGGAAAAGGGGCTAAAATTGGTGCCGGCTCAGTCGTTTTGGAACCTGTACCGAAACATACAACGGTTGCAGGCGTTCCTGCCAAAATTGTTGGTTGCCCTGACTGTGATAAACCTGCATTAAATATGGATCAAGATATTTAG
- a CDS encoding oligosaccharide MFS transporter — protein sequence MNMMQNRNYWFSSGYLITFYAAWSLWWSFYAIWLKSKIGLSGEQLGIVYAANSAAAMFFMIFYGIIQDKLQIGKAVITFQSIVMILIGPFLIYVYEPLLRNDFLLGVCIGAPVLSAGFISGCALIDSFIERISRLFGFEFGPARFWGSFGYAAATFVAGILFGIDPHINFWMASGVAVIYFTINLIFKPKQVLSTNNEAQAVIQKPTIPTMSEILSLFGMKKFWLFVFFIIGTNSFYTIYDQQLFPNFYTSFFDKPEDGYQVYGYLNSFQVFLEATCMILAPFFINKVGAKKSLLVAAMVMICRISLSATLDNVYLISLVKLFHAIETPLFILAVFKYVVGNFDERLSSTLYLVGFNISSNVGVIVLSWLVGKLFDNTGYSTTFYVLASIVLFILIISIFTLSDDKKTKQP from the coding sequence ATGAATATGATGCAAAATAGAAATTATTGGTTCTCGTCAGGTTATCTTATTACCTTCTATGCCGCTTGGTCACTCTGGTGGTCTTTTTATGCTATTTGGTTAAAAAGTAAAATTGGCTTATCTGGTGAGCAGCTTGGTATTGTTTATGCCGCTAACTCTGCTGCTGCTATGTTTTTTATGATTTTTTATGGCATTATTCAAGATAAATTACAGATAGGCAAAGCAGTAATTACTTTTCAAAGCATTGTTATGATACTGATTGGGCCGTTTTTAATTTATGTATATGAACCTTTATTACGAAATGATTTTTTGTTAGGTGTCTGTATTGGTGCGCCAGTATTAAGTGCTGGCTTTATTTCTGGATGTGCTTTGATTGACTCTTTTATTGAGCGAATTAGTCGATTGTTTGGTTTTGAATTTGGTCCTGCAAGATTTTGGGGATCGTTTGGTTATGCTGCTGCAACTTTTGTTGCGGGTATTTTATTTGGTATCGACCCGCATATTAATTTTTGGATGGCATCTGGCGTTGCGGTTATCTATTTCACTATCAATTTAATTTTTAAACCGAAACAAGTACTTTCTACAAACAACGAAGCACAAGCAGTAATACAAAAACCAACCATCCCAACGATGAGTGAAATTCTTTCTCTATTTGGTATGAAAAAGTTTTGGTTATTTGTCTTTTTTATCATCGGTACTAACAGCTTTTATACTATTTATGATCAGCAGCTTTTTCCAAATTTTTATACCAGCTTTTTTGATAAACCAGAGGATGGCTATCAAGTCTATGGTTATTTAAATTCGTTCCAGGTATTTTTAGAAGCAACTTGTATGATTTTGGCACCTTTCTTTATTAATAAAGTAGGGGCAAAAAAATCACTATTAGTAGCTGCAATGGTGATGATTTGCCGAATTTCATTATCAGCAACCTTAGACAATGTTTATCTGATTTCGTTAGTTAAGCTCTTTCATGCAATTGAAACACCATTATTTATCTTAGCTGTATTTAAATACGTGGTAGGTAATTTTGATGAAAGATTATCATCTACTTTGTATTTAGTCGGCTTTAATATTTCATCAAATGTTGGTGTTATTGTTTTATCATGGTTAGTGGGTAAATTATTTGATAACACAGGTTATTCAACAACATTTTATGTATTGGCAAGTATTGTGTTATTTATTTTGATAATCTCAATATTTACTTTAAGTGATGATAAAAAAACCAAACAACCATAA
- a CDS encoding LacI family DNA-binding transcriptional regulator — MASLKDVAKLASVSLMTVSRAINNPEKLNKQTYQRVKQAIEQLNYVPDLSARKIRGDNSGPCAIGVLALETAMTPFSVELLQAIEKTAQNHGWNTFIVNLFDDKEPDHAINTLLSYRPNGIIYTTMGLRKVDLPEKLLGKNIVLANCVTDSEKLACYIPDDYTGQYQAMQQVIQKGYKKPLCIYLSEKTLAGKTRRKGAEQAWLDAGKNLKKMASYHMPILENNIAQEYMTTIDILKQHCNNTPDFDVLICGNDRIAFVAYQYLLGQGFHIPKDVAILGYDNMVGTGELFFPPLTTVQLPHYEIGEQAALHIINGQTETEISYVASPYLERNSL; from the coding sequence ATGGCTTCACTTAAGGATGTTGCAAAATTGGCATCAGTGTCATTGATGACAGTTTCTCGTGCAATTAATAATCCTGAAAAATTAAATAAACAGACATATCAACGCGTAAAACAAGCCATTGAGCAACTTAATTATGTCCCTGATCTCTCAGCCAGAAAAATTCGTGGTGATAACTCAGGCCCTTGTGCTATTGGCGTTTTAGCTTTAGAAACAGCAATGACACCATTTTCCGTAGAATTATTACAAGCTATAGAAAAAACTGCTCAAAATCATGGTTGGAATACCTTTATTGTTAATTTATTTGATGATAAAGAGCCTGATCATGCAATTAATACTCTTTTATCCTATCGTCCTAACGGCATTATTTACACCACGATGGGACTTAGAAAAGTTGATCTTCCCGAAAAGTTACTTGGCAAAAATATTGTTTTGGCAAATTGTGTTACTGATAGTGAAAAGCTGGCTTGCTATATTCCCGATGACTACACAGGTCAATATCAAGCTATGCAACAGGTGATACAAAAAGGTTATAAAAAACCGTTATGTATCTATTTATCAGAAAAAACATTAGCAGGTAAAACCCGTCGTAAGGGTGCAGAACAAGCTTGGCTTGATGCTGGTAAAAATTTGAAAAAAATGGCCAGTTATCATATGCCGATATTGGAAAATAATATCGCCCAAGAATATATGACGACAATTGATATATTGAAACAACATTGTAATAACACACCGGATTTTGATGTATTAATTTGTGGTAATGATCGCATTGCTTTTGTTGCTTACCAATACTTACTTGGTCAAGGATTTCATATACCCAAAGATGTGGCTATATTAGGTTATGACAACATGGTCGGTACTGGTGAACTATTTTTTCCACCGCTTACGACAGTTCAATTACCGCATTATGAAATAGGCGAGCAAGCAGCGTTACATATCATCAATGGTCAAACAGAAACAGAAATCAGCTATGTGGCTTCGCCTTACTTAGAAAGGAACTCTTTGTAA
- a CDS encoding GH32 C-terminal domain-containing protein, which translates to MIAVNSFIFVNDDLYSLSSGIYPKLPAERQINLFAENGSAKITRLDSWQLKSIYA; encoded by the coding sequence TTGATAGCGGTCAATTCATTTATATTTGTTAATGATGATTTGTATAGTCTTTCTAGTGGTATTTATCCTAAATTACCAGCAGAACGACAAATAAATTTATTTGCGGAAAATGGTAGTGCCAAAATTACTCGACTTGACAGTTGGCAACTAAAATCTATTTACGCTTAA
- a CDS encoding GH32 C-terminal domain-containing protein has translation MIAVNSFIFVNDDLYSLSNGIYPKLPAERQINLFAENGSAKITRLDSWQLKSIYA, from the coding sequence TTGATAGCGGTCAATTCATTTATATTTGTTAATGATGATTTGTATAGTCTTTCTAATGGTATCTATCCTAAGTTACCAGCAGAACGACAAATAAATTTATTTGCGGAAAATGGTAGTGCCAAAATTACTCGACTTGACAGTTGGCAACTAAAATCTATTTATGCTTAA
- a CDS encoding glycoside hydrolase family 32 protein, whose product MSTAVDKANLAVKKLEKVMNKQYYPHFHLAPQSGWMNDPNGLIYFKGQYHAFYQHHPYDENWGPMHWGHAVSDDLVTWRRLPIAIAPGDDWDKNGCFSGSAVDNNGELYLIYTGHIWLAGQGNDEKISQSQCLATSKDGIHFKKHGTILVPESGIMHFRDPKVWLQDDTWWMVVGQRDTNDVGQILLYHSKDFKSWTFDHVVVSDIDPNVYMLECPDFFKLGDKWILMFSPQGMKAKGYQNRNRFQSGYIVGDWQPGKKFSIIKPFQEMDFGHDFYAPQSFQAADGRRIVFAWMDMWESSMPSKQDKWMGSFTLPRELILDNNNNVRNRPIKELTALREQRQSLSEIILNNELKNTNIKSISCELNVEFDLSQSTAERFGLQLSATKNGEQATLLYVDLQSKRIILDRSLSGLELKGYRSVPLPKTKKLSLHVYIDASSVEVFVNDDLYSLSSRIYPKLPAERQINLFAENGSAKITRLDSWQLKSIYA is encoded by the coding sequence ATGTCTACAGCCGTTGATAAAGCTAATTTAGCTGTGAAAAAACTAGAGAAAGTGATGAACAAACAATATTATCCACATTTTCATTTAGCCCCACAATCTGGCTGGATGAATGATCCCAATGGTTTGATCTATTTTAAAGGTCAATATCACGCTTTTTACCAACATCATCCTTATGATGAAAATTGGGGACCCATGCATTGGGGTCATGCTGTTAGCGATGATCTTGTGACATGGCGAAGGCTACCTATTGCTATCGCACCAGGTGATGATTGGGATAAAAATGGCTGTTTTTCTGGTTCGGCTGTCGATAATAATGGTGAATTATACTTGATCTATACTGGTCATATTTGGTTAGCAGGGCAGGGTAATGATGAAAAAATTTCTCAATCTCAATGCTTAGCAACCAGTAAAGATGGTATTCATTTTAAAAAACATGGAACCATACTTGTGCCAGAAAGCGGTATTATGCATTTTCGAGATCCTAAGGTTTGGCTACAGGATGATACATGGTGGATGGTTGTTGGACAACGTGATACAAATGATGTTGGACAAATTTTACTTTATCATTCAAAAGATTTTAAAAGTTGGACATTCGACCATGTTGTTGTAAGTGATATCGATCCTAATGTTTATATGCTTGAATGCCCTGACTTTTTCAAGCTTGGTGATAAATGGATTTTAATGTTTTCACCACAAGGTATGAAAGCTAAAGGCTATCAGAATCGAAATCGTTTTCAATCTGGTTATATTGTTGGTGATTGGCAACCGGGTAAAAAGTTTTCAATAATCAAACCATTTCAAGAAATGGATTTTGGTCATGACTTTTATGCACCGCAATCGTTTCAAGCTGCTGATGGACGACGCATTGTGTTTGCTTGGATGGATATGTGGGAATCGAGTATGCCAAGTAAACAAGATAAATGGATGGGTTCATTTACACTTCCTCGTGAATTAATATTGGATAACAACAATAATGTTCGTAATCGCCCAATTAAAGAGCTCACAGCATTGCGTGAACAACGACAATCATTAAGTGAAATAATCCTTAATAATGAACTGAAAAATACCAATATTAAATCAATTAGTTGTGAACTCAATGTTGAGTTTGATTTATCACAAAGTACCGCAGAACGATTTGGTTTGCAGCTATCGGCAACCAAAAATGGTGAACAAGCAACATTGTTATATGTGGATTTGCAATCAAAACGTATTATTCTTGATCGTAGCCTTTCTGGACTTGAGTTAAAAGGCTACCGTAGTGTACCACTACCAAAAACGAAAAAACTATCCTTACATGTTTATATTGACGCATCATCGGTTGAAGTATTTGTTAATGATGATTTGTATAGTCTTTCTAGTCGTATCTATCCTAAATTACCAGCAGAACGACAAATAAATTTATTTGCGGAAAATGGTAGTGCCAAAATTACTCGACTTGACAGTTGGCAACTAAAATCCATTTATGCTTAA
- a CDS encoding aminoimidazole riboside kinase, translating into MNNTKVWSLGDAVIDLLPFGDMNYQACAGGAPANVAIGVSKLGLPSAFIGRVGNDPFGHFMEKTFREYNVDCQSLEKDDHHRTSTVVVDLGHNGERSFTFLVSPSADQFLSEQAIPSFNQDILHFCSLALVGHTCRKTLKTAIENLTAKNGLISFDVNLREQMWENKDEMRTTITQFCHDADILKLSDEELFWLTESNDWHIALNKLQQHYNAPLKLVTKGKDGSIVLWQGKIFSFDSYHVNSVDTTGAGDAFVSGLLSSIASSGMPEDKLMLESMMTIASACGALATTKKGALTALPDSAFLQSFISDNPALCAKQMA; encoded by the coding sequence ATGAATAATACTAAAGTTTGGTCTCTTGGGGATGCTGTTATCGATTTGTTGCCATTTGGTGATATGAATTATCAAGCTTGCGCTGGCGGTGCTCCAGCTAACGTTGCCATTGGTGTGTCAAAATTGGGGCTACCTTCCGCTTTTATTGGTCGTGTTGGTAACGATCCATTTGGTCATTTTATGGAAAAGACTTTCCGTGAATATAATGTTGATTGTCAGAGTCTTGAAAAAGATGATCATCATAGAACCAGTACTGTAGTTGTAGATTTAGGGCATAATGGTGAGCGTAGTTTTACCTTTTTAGTTTCACCGTCTGCTGACCAATTTTTATCAGAACAGGCGATTCCTAGCTTCAATCAAGACATATTACATTTTTGCTCTTTAGCATTAGTAGGTCATACTTGTCGAAAAACATTAAAAACGGCTATCGAAAATCTTACGGCTAAAAATGGTTTAATCAGTTTTGATGTTAACCTTCGTGAACAAATGTGGGAAAATAAAGATGAAATGCGCACAACTATTACTCAATTTTGCCATGATGCCGATATACTCAAATTATCAGATGAAGAACTGTTTTGGCTAACCGAAAGCAATGACTGGCATATTGCCTTAAATAAATTACAACAACACTATAATGCACCACTAAAACTGGTCACTAAAGGCAAGGATGGAAGCATTGTGTTATGGCAAGGCAAAATATTCTCTTTTGACTCATATCATGTTAATAGCGTTGATACAACTGGAGCGGGTGATGCTTTTGTTTCGGGTTTACTTAGTAGTATTGCTTCATCAGGAATGCCAGAAGATAAATTAATGTTAGAAAGTATGATGACCATTGCCAGTGCCTGTGGTGCCTTAGCCACCACCAAAAAAGGGGCATTAACAGCACTACCTGATAGCGCATTTTTGCAATCATTTATAAGCGACAATCCTGCTTTATGTGCTAAACAAATGGCGTAA